A region of Mesorhizobium sp. M3A.F.Ca.ET.080.04.2.1 DNA encodes the following proteins:
- a CDS encoding HutD family protein, producing the protein MRILRAAEYRVMPWKNGGGTTTEIAVSPDGAGLDDFDWRISMARVETGGPFSSFSGIDRTLSVLEGEGIVLDIAGRPPQRLTGASAPLSFPGDVPTSAALISGPITDLNIMTRRSRMNHAVERLSLAGATEIEPAGEVTLVLASGGGVKVFTNTAATLAPLDTLIVDRNAPKLRLEPEGQGMLFVIRLFGTYR; encoded by the coding sequence ATGCGCATTCTTCGTGCCGCCGAATACCGGGTCATGCCGTGGAAGAACGGCGGCGGCACGACGACCGAGATCGCCGTTTCGCCCGATGGCGCCGGCCTCGACGATTTCGACTGGCGCATTTCGATGGCCCGCGTCGAAACCGGCGGACCATTCTCCAGCTTTTCCGGCATTGACCGCACGCTGTCGGTGCTGGAAGGCGAGGGCATCGTTCTCGATATCGCCGGCCGTCCGCCACAGCGTTTGACAGGGGCGTCCGCGCCGCTTTCGTTTCCTGGCGACGTGCCGACGAGCGCTGCACTGATTTCGGGCCCGATCACTGATCTCAACATCATGACCCGCCGGAGCCGGATGAACCATGCGGTCGAGCGGCTGTCGCTTGCGGGCGCTACCGAAATCGAGCCGGCAGGCGAGGTGACGCTCGTCCTTGCCAGCGGTGGCGGCGTCAAAGTTTTCACAAACACCGCAGCAACACTGGCTCCGCTCGACACCTTGATCGTCGATCGGAACGCTCCGAAACTGCGCCTGGAGCCGGAAGGCCAAGGGATGCTGTTCGTCATCCGGCTCTTCGGCACCTACCGTTAA
- the hutU gene encoding urocanate hydratase, which yields MTDPRHNIREVRSPRGDKLNARYWTTEAPLRMLMNNLDPDVAENPNELVVYGGIGRAARTWNDFDRIAASLKTLGEDETLLVQSGKPVGVFRTHKDAPRVLIANSNIVPHWANWEKFNELDKKGLMMYGQMTAGSWIYIGTQGIVQGTYETFVEAGRQHYGGNLKGKWILTGGLGGMGGAQPLAAVMAGACCLAIECNPDSIDFRLRTRYLDEKAETLDEAMAMIERWTKAGKAKSVGLLGNTAEIVPEMFRRGIRPDIVTDQTSAHDPINGYLPKGWTMAEWRERRVSDPKAVEKAARASMREHVEAMVAFWNAGVPTLDYGNNIRQVAKEEGFENAFAFPGFVPAYIRPLFCRGVGPFRWAALSGDPEDIYKTDAKVRELTPGNTHLHNWLDMARKRISFQGLPARICWVGLGDRHRLGLAFNEMVAKGELKAPVVIGRDHLDSGSVASPNRETEAMKDGSDAVSDWPLLNALLNTASGATWVSLHHGGGVGMGFSQHAGMVIVADGTPEAGKRLERVLWNDPATGVMRHADAGYDIAVQCAKEHQLNLPGILS from the coding sequence ATGACCGATCCCCGCCACAACATCCGCGAAGTACGCAGCCCCCGTGGCGACAAGCTCAATGCCCGCTACTGGACGACGGAAGCGCCGCTGCGCATGCTGATGAACAATCTCGACCCGGACGTCGCCGAGAACCCGAACGAGCTCGTCGTCTATGGCGGCATCGGCCGGGCGGCGCGCACCTGGAACGATTTCGACCGCATCGCCGCCTCGCTGAAGACACTTGGCGAGGACGAGACGCTGCTGGTGCAGTCCGGCAAGCCGGTTGGCGTCTTCCGCACGCACAAGGACGCGCCGCGCGTGCTCATCGCCAACTCCAACATCGTTCCGCACTGGGCGAACTGGGAGAAGTTCAACGAGCTCGATAAGAAGGGCCTGATGATGTACGGCCAGATGACGGCCGGCTCCTGGATCTACATCGGCACGCAAGGCATCGTGCAGGGCACCTACGAGACCTTCGTCGAAGCCGGCCGCCAGCATTATGGCGGCAACCTGAAGGGTAAGTGGATCCTGACCGGCGGTCTCGGCGGCATGGGGGGCGCCCAGCCTCTGGCAGCGGTGATGGCCGGCGCCTGCTGCCTCGCCATCGAATGCAATCCGGATTCGATCGATTTCCGCCTGCGCACTCGCTATCTCGACGAGAAGGCCGAGACGCTCGACGAGGCGATGGCCATGATCGAGCGATGGACCAAGGCCGGGAAGGCGAAATCAGTCGGCCTGCTCGGCAATACGGCCGAGATCGTGCCGGAAATGTTCAGGCGCGGCATCCGCCCCGACATCGTCACCGACCAGACCTCGGCGCACGACCCCATCAACGGCTACCTGCCGAAGGGCTGGACCATGGCCGAATGGCGCGAAAGGCGCGTCTCCGATCCAAAGGCCGTGGAGAAGGCGGCGCGCGCGTCGATGCGCGAGCATGTCGAGGCGATGGTGGCGTTCTGGAACGCCGGCGTGCCGACGCTCGACTATGGCAACAACATCCGCCAGGTCGCCAAGGAAGAAGGCTTCGAGAACGCCTTTGCCTTCCCTGGCTTCGTGCCGGCCTATATCCGTCCGCTGTTCTGCCGCGGGGTCGGTCCGTTCCGCTGGGCAGCACTCTCCGGCGATCCGGAGGACATCTACAAGACCGACGCCAAGGTGCGCGAGCTCACCCCCGGCAACACCCATCTGCACAACTGGCTCGACATGGCGCGCAAGCGGATCTCGTTCCAGGGGCTGCCGGCGCGCATCTGCTGGGTCGGTCTCGGCGACCGGCACAGGCTGGGGCTCGCCTTCAACGAGATGGTCGCCAAGGGCGAGCTCAAAGCGCCGGTCGTCATCGGCCGAGACCATCTCGATTCCGGCTCGGTCGCCTCGCCGAATCGCGAGACCGAGGCGATGAAGGACGGCTCCGACGCCGTTTCCGACTGGCCGCTGCTCAACGCGCTGCTCAACACCGCCTCCGGCGCCACCTGGGTGTCGCTGCATCACGGCGGCGGCGTCGGCATGGGTTTCTCGCAGCATGCCGGCATGGTCATTGTTGCCGACGGCACACCGGAAGCGGGCAAGCGCCTGGAGCGCGTGCTGTGGAACGATCCGGCGACCGGCGTGATGCGCCACGCCGATGCCGGTTACGACATCGCCGTCCAGTGCGCGAAGGAGCACCAGCTCAACCTCCCGGGCATATTGAGCTGA
- the hutG gene encoding N-formylglutamate deformylase encodes MTTPWLTVTRGTAPLLVSIPHTGIDLAGLDSRLVSTWLGRRDCDWWIDKLYDFATDLGATVVHTAISRTVIDVNRDPSGVSLYPGQATTTLCPTDTFDGDPLYRIGEEPTPSEIDRRRETYFAPYHAALQDEIDRLRGMHENIVLYDCHSIRSVLPRLFEGTLPVFNLGTNDGKSTDPSLQEKVAAILAATGESWVVNGRFKGGWITRHFGRPQSGVHALQMELSNRGYMREPAEKGTPANWPVPYDPTYAAPIRATLKTILETAIAWAAR; translated from the coding sequence ATGACCACGCCCTGGCTCACCGTCACACGCGGTACGGCGCCGCTGCTGGTCTCGATCCCGCACACCGGCATTGATCTTGCCGGCCTCGACAGCCGGCTGGTCTCGACCTGGCTCGGCCGCCGCGACTGCGACTGGTGGATCGACAAGCTCTATGATTTTGCCACCGACCTCGGCGCCACCGTCGTTCACACCGCCATCTCGCGTACCGTCATCGACGTCAATCGCGACCCTTCCGGTGTTTCGCTCTATCCTGGCCAGGCGACGACCACCCTGTGCCCCACCGACACATTTGACGGCGATCCGCTCTACCGCATCGGAGAGGAGCCGACGCCGTCCGAGATCGACCGGCGCCGCGAGACCTATTTCGCCCCGTATCACGCCGCCCTGCAGGACGAGATCGACCGGCTGCGCGGCATGCACGAGAACATTGTGCTCTATGACTGCCATTCTATTCGCTCGGTGCTGCCGCGCCTGTTCGAGGGCACGCTGCCGGTCTTCAACCTCGGCACCAATGACGGCAAGAGCACCGATCCTTCGCTGCAGGAGAAGGTCGCCGCCATTCTCGCCGCAACCGGCGAAAGCTGGGTGGTGAACGGCCGCTTCAAAGGCGGCTGGATCACCCGCCATTTCGGGCGGCCGCAGAGCGGAGTCCATGCGCTGCAGATGGAGCTCTCCAACCGCGGCTACATGCGCGAACCCGCCGAGAAGGGCACGCCGGCAAACTGGCCCGTGCCTTACGACCCGACCTACGCCGCGCCGATCCGCGCCACGCTGAAGACCATTCTCGAAACCGCCATTGCCTGGGCTGCGCGCTGA
- the hutH gene encoding histidine ammonia-lyase gives MTELILKPGSATLGDWRAIYRGAVPKLHAACRPKIKASAEAVGRIVAKGEPVYGINTGFGKLASVRIPANDLETLQRNIVLSHAAGVGEPMPAAVVRLMMALKLASLAQGASGVRAETIDLLQGMLANDVIPVVPAQGSVGASGDLAPLAHMTAVMIGVGECFTPHGRFPAKVAFVSHGLEPVTLGAKEGLALLNGTQFSTAFALAGLFEAETLYQSALVAGALSTDAARGSDAPFDPRIHLLRKHRGQIESAEALRNLMAGSAIRESHRLGDERVQDPYCLRCQPQVMGAALDVLRKSADTLETEANGVTDNPLIFAEDDTALSGGNFHAEPVAFAADMIALAVCEIGSLSERRIAMLVDPALSGMPAFLTPKPGLNSGFMIPQVTAAALVSENKQKAYPASVDSIPTSANQEDHVSMAAHGARRLLGMIENATAVIGIELLAAAQGCDFHAPLASSEALEAVRRLVRAEVPHLDNDRHFHPDMEKAIALVRSGAAVNAAGVVALPGIAS, from the coding sequence ATGACCGAACTGATCCTGAAGCCCGGCAGCGCCACACTTGGCGATTGGCGCGCCATCTATCGCGGCGCCGTGCCGAAACTTCACGCCGCCTGCCGGCCGAAGATCAAGGCCAGCGCCGAAGCGGTCGGCCGCATCGTCGCCAAGGGTGAGCCGGTCTACGGCATCAACACCGGTTTCGGCAAGCTGGCCAGCGTCCGCATACCGGCAAACGATCTCGAAACGCTTCAGCGCAACATCGTGCTCTCACACGCCGCCGGCGTCGGCGAGCCGATGCCTGCCGCGGTGGTGCGGCTGATGATGGCGCTGAAGCTTGCCAGCCTCGCCCAGGGTGCTTCCGGTGTTCGCGCCGAGACCATCGACCTGCTTCAAGGTATGCTCGCCAACGACGTCATCCCGGTGGTGCCGGCGCAGGGCTCGGTCGGTGCTTCGGGCGACCTCGCGCCGCTTGCTCACATGACTGCCGTCATGATCGGTGTCGGTGAATGTTTTACCCCGCACGGCCGCTTTCCGGCCAAGGTCGCTTTCGTCTCGCACGGACTTGAGCCGGTGACGCTCGGTGCCAAGGAAGGCCTGGCGTTGCTCAACGGTACGCAGTTCTCGACCGCTTTCGCACTTGCCGGCCTGTTCGAGGCCGAGACGCTCTATCAGTCGGCGCTGGTTGCCGGTGCGCTGTCGACCGATGCCGCGCGCGGCTCCGATGCCCCCTTCGATCCACGCATCCATTTGCTGCGCAAGCATCGCGGCCAGATCGAGTCGGCGGAGGCGCTTCGTAATTTGATGGCCGGCAGCGCCATCCGTGAATCGCACCGCCTCGGCGACGAGCGCGTGCAGGATCCCTACTGCCTGCGCTGCCAGCCGCAGGTGATGGGCGCCGCCCTCGACGTGCTGCGCAAGTCGGCTGACACGCTGGAGACTGAGGCGAACGGCGTCACCGACAATCCGCTGATCTTCGCCGAGGACGACACCGCGCTTTCGGGCGGCAATTTCCACGCCGAGCCGGTGGCCTTCGCCGCCGACATGATCGCGCTTGCCGTCTGCGAGATCGGCTCCCTGTCGGAGCGGCGCATCGCCATGCTGGTCGATCCGGCGCTCTCCGGTATGCCGGCTTTCCTTACGCCGAAGCCGGGCCTGAATTCCGGCTTCATGATCCCGCAAGTGACGGCGGCGGCGCTGGTTTCGGAAAACAAGCAGAAGGCCTACCCGGCGAGCGTCGATTCGATCCCGACCTCGGCCAACCAGGAAGATCACGTCTCCATGGCCGCCCACGGCGCGCGGCGGCTGCTCGGCATGATCGAGAATGCCACCGCCGTCATCGGCATCGAATTGCTGGCGGCCGCGCAGGGCTGCGATTTCCACGCCCCGCTGGCATCGAGCGAGGCGTTGGAAGCCGTGCGCAGGCTGGTCCGGGCCGAGGTGCCGCATCTCGACAACGACCGGCATTTCCACCCCGACATGGAAAAGGCGATCGCCCTGGTGCGCAGCGGCGCCGCGGTGAATGCGGCCGGTGTGGTCGCGCTGCCGGGGATTGCGTCGTGA